The following are encoded in a window of Lacinutrix sp. WUR7 genomic DNA:
- a CDS encoding T9SS type A sorting domain-containing protein, whose protein sequence is MKAQQKNMRLPKNYLFGFILLFFCSFATVTSQNIQQLEYYFGTDPGLGNGTLVTANANTGELTQALNLPITSLNEGFHKLTVRAQDNLGTWGLYQNVTFYVSEEINTSDPISNIAGAEYWFNTDPGQGNGNPLTISGSPSETSQNFAIPLGTLDVGFHNIGIRTRNLNGTWSLYDKKVFYVSEDIAGGDPISNIAGAEYWFNTDPGQGNGNPLTISGNPSDTSQNFVIPLGTLDVGFHTIGLRTQNLDGTWSLYDNKVFYVSEDIAGSDPVSNIAGAEYWFDADPGQGNGNPLTISGSPNETSQNFVIPLGTLAAGFHKLGMRIQNLNGDWSLYEKKIFYVFEAEDNQPPAALAEAEFLYDAELGFDTGTAAALTPTGNTDEYLVEIPTNLVTCDLHDIWLSIKNADGNYSLYKIALDVDVYDDLPPTIMVHPNITAELDANGQASITIADVNNGTFDDCELVSVVLNQTQFDYTCANLGTNTVTITATDAEDKVSTQDVTITVVDSIDPVAISQDITIQLDANGVTSITPSEIENGSTDNCSIASSSLDVSAFTCTNLGANTVTFTVEDTFGNSNSTTAIVTIEDGINPTAITQNITVQLDVNGDAVITPNMVNNNSTDNCTIASSSLDITAFTCANLGNNTVILTVTDQSNNSDTETAIITVEDSVNPTVIAQNITVQLDANGTASIVASQIENGSSDNCAIASSSLDITSFSCGDLGTNTVTLSVTDSSNNTGTATAIVTVEDGINPTASTQNITVQLDASGSASITPNMVDNNSTDNCSIASSSLDITTFTCDDIGENTVTLTVNDAINNSDAATAIITVQDTIDPAVAGQDITVDLEGNPWVTITPEDVDNGSSDNCTFVLSIDTDTFSMVGDYPVTLTITDGFGNATSITITVTVVDSSLSIEEETITKNQIKIFPVPTEGILNISTNMQINEIVIFNLNGKKVIQNQGAVSTMDVSKLEVGMYLIRFKVEGRYYTKRIIKN, encoded by the coding sequence ATGAAAGCGCAACAAAAAAACATGCGCTTGCCAAAAAATTATCTATTCGGATTTATACTACTATTCTTTTGTAGTTTTGCTACAGTAACGTCGCAAAACATTCAACAATTAGAATATTATTTTGGTACAGATCCTGGATTAGGTAATGGTACTTTGGTAACTGCAAACGCAAATACTGGCGAACTTACACAAGCTTTAAATTTACCAATAACTAGTTTAAATGAAGGCTTTCATAAGCTAACCGTTAGAGCACAAGATAATCTTGGTACTTGGGGATTATATCAAAATGTTACTTTTTATGTTTCAGAAGAAATTAATACAAGCGATCCTATTTCAAATATAGCTGGAGCTGAATATTGGTTTAATACAGATCCTGGACAAGGAAATGGAAATCCGTTAACTATATCTGGAAGCCCTAGTGAAACTTCACAAAACTTTGCAATTCCATTAGGCACATTAGATGTTGGTTTTCATAATATTGGAATACGAACACGTAATCTAAATGGAACATGGAGTTTATACGATAAGAAAGTATTTTATGTTTCTGAAGACATTGCAGGAGGTGATCCTATTTCTAATATTGCAGGAGCCGAATATTGGTTTAATACAGATCCTGGACAAGGAAACGGAAATCCTTTAACTATTTCTGGAAACCCAAGTGATACTTCACAAAACTTTGTTATTCCGTTAGGAACACTAGATGTTGGATTTCATACCATAGGTTTACGGACACAAAATCTGGATGGGACATGGAGTTTGTACGATAATAAAGTATTTTATGTTTCTGAAGACATTGCAGGAAGCGATCCTGTTTCTAACATTGCAGGAGCAGAATATTGGTTTGATGCAGATCCTGGACAAGGAAATGGCAATCCTTTGACTATTTCTGGTAGTCCGAATGAAACGTCGCAGAACTTTGTAATTCCTTTAGGAACATTAGCTGCGGGTTTTCATAAACTAGGAATGCGTATTCAAAATCTAAATGGAGATTGGAGCTTATACGAAAAGAAAATATTTTATGTTTTTGAAGCCGAAGATAACCAACCACCTGCTGCTTTAGCGGAAGCTGAATTTTTATATGATGCCGAATTAGGCTTTGATACAGGAACTGCTGCTGCTTTAACACCAACAGGAAATACCGATGAATACTTGGTAGAAATACCAACCAATCTAGTAACCTGTGATTTACACGATATTTGGTTAAGCATAAAAAATGCAGATGGTAATTATTCGCTATACAAAATTGCATTGGATGTCGATGTTTATGATGACCTACCTCCTACTATTATGGTGCATCCAAACATCACTGCAGAACTAGATGCAAACGGACAAGCCTCTATTACAATTGCAGATGTTAATAATGGTACTTTTGACGATTGCGAATTAGTTTCGGTAGTATTAAATCAAACACAATTTGATTATACCTGTGCAAACCTTGGTACTAATACGGTAACCATTACAGCTACAGATGCCGAAGACAAAGTAAGCACACAAGATGTAACTATTACTGTTGTAGATAGTATAGATCCTGTAGCAATTTCACAAGATATCACCATCCAATTAGATGCAAATGGTGTAACAAGTATTACGCCTTCGGAAATAGAAAATGGTTCGACAGATAATTGCTCTATCGCAAGTAGCAGTTTAGACGTTTCTGCTTTTACTTGCACAAACTTAGGAGCAAACACGGTTACATTTACTGTGGAAGATACTTTCGGAAACAGCAATAGCACAACCGCTATTGTTACTATTGAAGACGGTATTAACCCAACAGCTATTACACAAAATATTACCGTGCAACTCGATGTTAATGGGGACGCTGTTATTACGCCAAATATGGTAAATAACAACTCCACAGACAATTGTACTATTGCCAGTTCTAGTTTAGATATTACCGCTTTTACTTGTGCTAACTTAGGAAACAATACCGTTATCTTAACCGTTACAGACCAAAGCAATAATAGTGATACGGAAACTGCAATTATTACGGTAGAAGACTCCGTAAACCCAACAGTTATTGCGCAAAATATTACCGTGCAATTAGATGCCAATGGTACTGCAAGTATTGTAGCATCTCAAATAGAAAATGGTTCATCCGATAATTGTGCTATTGCAAGCAGCAGTTTAGACATTACTAGTTTTTCTTGTGGGGATTTAGGAACAAATACAGTAACGCTTTCGGTAACAGATTCCAGTAACAACACAGGAACCGCAACTGCAATCGTCACGGTAGAAGATGGCATTAATCCAACAGCAAGTACACAAAATATTACCGTGCAATTAGATGCAAGTGGAAGTGCTAGTATTACACCAAATATGGTAGATAATAATTCTACCGACAATTGTAGCATTGCGAGTTCTAGCTTAGATATTACCACATTTACTTGTGATGATATTGGAGAAAACACCGTTACATTAACAGTAAATGACGCTATTAATAATAGCGATGCTGCAACGGCAATAATTACAGTGCAAGACACTATAGATCCGGCGGTAGCGGGTCAAGATATCACTGTAGATTTAGAAGGAAATCCATGGGTAACTATTACACCAGAGGATGTCGATAATGGCTCTTCCGACAATTGTACTTTCGTATTAAGTATAGACACAGATACTTTTTCAATGGTTGGAGATTATCCCGTAACATTAACGATAACAGATGGTTTTGGTAATGCAACCTCCATTACAATTACGGTCACTGTTGTAGATAGTTCTTTAAGCATTGAAGAAGAAACGATAACCAAAAATCAAATTAAGATTTTCCCCGTTCCAACGGAAGGCATTTTAAATATTTCCACAAATATGCAAATAAACGAAATTGTAATATTCAATTTAAATGGTAAAAAAGTCATACAAAATCAAGGAGCAGTTTCTACAATGGATGTTTCAAAATTAGAAGTTGGCATGTATTTAATCCGATTTAAAGTGGAAGGTAGATATTACACCAAACGAATTATTAAAAACTAA
- a CDS encoding dihydrofolate reductase — translation MKLKSIVSLTLLALVMLACKKDKAETEVIKDEPVAFNYNVEQFADIKVLRYQIPGWENLTLKEQKLVYYLTQAGLAGRDISWDQNYRHNLKIRKALESVYTNYQGDKTVANWANFETYLKRVWFSNGIHHHYSNDKIKPEFSSDYLTQLLKETNTTLEGEAFDVIFNDKDAKKVNLTKDVDNVFLSAVNFYGPDVTTAEVEAFYKKKTSPNPKKPLSFGLNSQLVKDNGVLKERVYKSGGLYGSAIDQIITWLEKAQSVAENKAQGDALGLLIQYYKTGDLQTWDDYNVTWTAATEGNIDYINSFIEVYNDPLGYTGSYETIVQIKDFDMSEKMAVLSENAQWFEDNSPLMDAHKKESVVGVTYKVVNVAGEAGDASPSTPIGVNLPNANWIRAAVGSKSVSLGNIINAYNNAGSTGRLKEFVHDEEELKLEEEFGQKADKLHTALHEVIGHASGQLNPGVGETKETLKKYASTLEEGRADLVGLYYLYNPKLQELGLVDDWKSVGKAAYDGYIRNGLMTQLIRLKLGDDVEEAHMVNRQWVSAWAFEKGLKDNVIEKVTRDGKTYFNINDYEKLHALFGELLRETQRIKSEGDYKAVEDLVEGYGVKVDPAIHAEVLERNKQFTSAPYSGFVNPVLVPDTNDAGEITGVKVIQPGTFSGQMLNYSRDYNFLPEVN, via the coding sequence ATGAAATTAAAATCTATTGTAAGCTTAACTTTACTTGCATTGGTAATGCTAGCATGTAAAAAGGATAAAGCAGAAACCGAAGTAATTAAAGATGAACCTGTTGCGTTTAACTATAATGTAGAGCAGTTTGCAGACATTAAAGTGCTACGTTATCAAATTCCTGGATGGGAAAATTTAACACTTAAAGAACAAAAACTAGTCTATTATCTTACACAAGCAGGATTGGCTGGTCGTGATATTAGTTGGGATCAGAATTATAGACATAATTTAAAGATTAGAAAAGCTTTAGAATCTGTTTATACAAACTATCAAGGAGATAAGACGGTTGCAAATTGGGCGAATTTTGAAACGTATTTAAAACGCGTTTGGTTTTCTAATGGAATTCATCATCATTATTCTAATGATAAAATTAAACCAGAATTTTCATCTGATTATTTAACGCAACTTTTAAAGGAAACGAACACTACTTTAGAAGGTGAAGCTTTTGATGTTATCTTTAATGATAAAGATGCTAAAAAAGTAAACTTAACTAAAGATGTGGATAATGTGTTTTTATCTGCAGTTAATTTTTATGGACCAGATGTTACTACTGCGGAGGTAGAAGCTTTTTACAAAAAGAAAACATCTCCAAACCCAAAAAAGCCTTTGTCTTTTGGTTTAAATTCTCAATTGGTTAAAGATAATGGTGTTTTAAAAGAACGTGTATATAAATCTGGAGGTCTTTATGGTTCTGCAATAGATCAAATAATTACTTGGTTAGAAAAAGCACAAAGTGTAGCAGAAAATAAGGCACAAGGTGATGCTCTTGGTTTATTAATTCAATATTATAAAACAGGAGATCTTCAAACTTGGGATGATTATAACGTTACTTGGACGGCTGCAACCGAAGGAAATATAGATTATATAAACAGTTTTATTGAAGTATACAATGATCCATTAGGATATACAGGTTCTTATGAAACAATTGTACAGATTAAAGATTTTGATATGTCTGAGAAGATGGCTGTTTTATCTGAAAATGCACAATGGTTTGAAGATAATTCTCCTTTAATGGATGCTCATAAAAAAGAGAGCGTTGTTGGTGTAACTTACAAAGTTGTTAATGTAGCAGGAGAAGCAGGAGACGCTTCGCCAAGTACCCCAATTGGTGTGAATTTACCAAATGCAAATTGGATTCGTGCTGCTGTTGGTAGTAAATCTGTATCCTTAGGAAACATTATTAATGCATACAATAATGCAGGTAGTACAGGTCGTTTAAAAGAGTTTGTTCATGATGAAGAAGAGCTTAAATTAGAAGAGGAATTTGGTCAGAAAGCAGATAAATTGCATACCGCATTACATGAAGTGATTGGTCATGCTTCAGGACAATTAAATCCAGGGGTAGGAGAAACGAAAGAAACTCTTAAAAAATATGCATCTACTTTAGAGGAAGGACGTGCAGATTTAGTTGGGTTGTACTATTTATATAATCCAAAGTTACAAGAGTTAGGTTTGGTGGATGATTGGAAATCTGTTGGAAAAGCAGCCTATGATGGTTACATTAGAAATGGATTAATGACGCAATTAATTAGATTAAAATTAGGAGATGATGTTGAAGAAGCACACATGGTTAATAGACAATGGGTTTCTGCTTGGGCTTTTGAAAAAGGCTTAAAAGATAATGTTATTGAAAAAGTAACACGTGATGGAAAAACCTATTTCAATATTAATGATTACGAAAAGCTTCATGCTTTATTTGGTGAATTATTACGCGAAACACAACGTATTAAATCGGAAGGAGATTACAAAGCTGTAGAAGATTTAGTAGAAGGTTATGGTGTAAAAGTAGACCCAGCAATTCATGCTGAAGTTTTAGAACGTAACAAACAATTTACATCTGCTCCTTATAGTGGTTTTGTAAATCCGGTGTTAGTTCCAGATACAAATGATGCAGGAGAAATTACTGGAGTAAAAGTAATACAACCAGGGACTTTTTCTGGACAAATGTTAAACTATAGTAGGGATTATAATTTTTTACCAGAAGTGAATTAA
- a CDS encoding sensor histidine kinase has translation MNMPIQSKKNPFFKERVKRSLPIIWLLIFIHPSFGQTSKDTLYAIWENSKKPDSTRAIAFNILISKKYLDNKTDSAYILIDQLIKFTEANKIEPQQAKALITLGHINHILGDYPSATNSYEKSLKLYKKLGNKKGEAKALDNIGKMHKTSWNLDEALFFYEQSLTISKSRKDTLTIISNLTNIGNIYNIRFKADKALAYFNESLKLCSLKKDLKNRAVNHVNIGQSYIIKKDYKLAKKKTNEAIRIGHLLNNYSILAHGYSTMAQNYFKQKKHDSLIKIAKKSLFYAEKIPNKTKIRGAHYFLFEGYRGKKNFDSTFYHYEKGREYRNEAEDKANTRALQKMQIDNFRKTDSLMHFQKQLQNELYHQTEIQLKNKEKTNLTLAWGSSFSIVSLFAFLIFKNSKRKQLKAEKERQEQIEEKEKILKDLELSTIDAMIRGQEKERQKLASDLHDSVGATLSAAKMQFEYLIKNQTDLKASEELIKKTSTLLEDAYVEIRSMAHLKSSGVMAKNGLLPAIEKLSINASGINGLTFEVHSFGLKNRLENSLEISIFRIIQELITNIIKHAHATKGIVHLTNHEEGLNIIVEDNGIGFNTKNLKQASGMGIDSIDKRVEHLEGQMIIESKKDQGTTIIIDIPI, from the coding sequence ATGAACATGCCAATCCAATCTAAAAAAAACCCTTTTTTTAAGGAGAGAGTAAAACGATCATTACCAATTATATGGTTATTAATATTCATACATCCTTCATTTGGTCAAACTTCTAAAGATACACTGTATGCTATCTGGGAAAACTCAAAAAAACCAGATTCTACAAGAGCAATAGCATTTAACATATTAATTTCTAAAAAGTATTTAGATAATAAAACAGATAGCGCTTATATTCTTATAGACCAGCTTATAAAATTTACCGAAGCTAATAAGATAGAACCTCAGCAAGCTAAAGCTTTAATCACATTAGGGCATATAAATCACATCTTAGGGGATTATCCTTCCGCAACTAATAGTTATGAAAAAAGTTTAAAATTATACAAGAAACTAGGTAATAAAAAAGGAGAAGCAAAAGCTCTAGATAATATTGGAAAAATGCATAAGACCAGCTGGAATTTGGATGAAGCATTATTTTTTTATGAACAAAGCCTAACCATAAGCAAAAGCAGAAAAGACACGCTCACCATTATTTCTAATCTAACAAATATTGGTAATATATATAACATACGGTTTAAGGCAGACAAAGCATTAGCGTATTTTAATGAAAGTTTAAAACTCTGTTCCTTAAAAAAGGATTTAAAAAACAGAGCCGTAAACCATGTCAACATTGGACAGTCTTACATTATTAAAAAAGATTATAAACTAGCAAAAAAGAAAACCAATGAAGCTATTAGAATCGGACATTTATTAAATAATTACAGTATTCTCGCACATGGCTATAGTACCATGGCTCAAAACTATTTTAAACAAAAAAAACATGACAGCCTTATAAAAATCGCTAAAAAAAGTCTTTTTTATGCAGAAAAAATACCTAATAAGACTAAAATACGAGGCGCTCATTACTTTTTATTTGAAGGATATAGAGGTAAAAAGAATTTTGATTCCACTTTTTATCATTATGAAAAAGGTAGAGAATATAGAAATGAAGCAGAAGACAAAGCGAATACTAGAGCATTGCAAAAAATGCAAATTGATAATTTTAGAAAAACGGATAGTTTAATGCATTTTCAAAAACAATTGCAAAATGAATTATACCATCAAACAGAAATTCAGCTAAAAAACAAAGAAAAAACAAACCTCACTTTAGCTTGGGGAAGCAGTTTTTCTATAGTCTCTCTATTCGCTTTTTTAATATTCAAAAACTCCAAACGAAAACAACTTAAAGCTGAAAAAGAACGTCAAGAACAAATAGAAGAAAAAGAAAAAATACTTAAAGACTTAGAGTTATCTACTATTGATGCGATGATTAGAGGTCAAGAAAAAGAACGTCAAAAATTAGCTTCCGATTTACATGATAGTGTTGGTGCAACATTGTCTGCCGCTAAAATGCAATTTGAATATCTCATAAAAAACCAAACAGACCTTAAAGCTTCCGAAGAATTAATAAAAAAAACCAGCACTTTACTAGAAGATGCCTATGTAGAGATTAGATCTATGGCACATTTAAAAAGCTCTGGAGTAATGGCTAAAAACGGCTTACTTCCCGCAATAGAAAAACTCTCTATAAATGCCTCCGGAATTAATGGGCTTACTTTTGAAGTCCATAGTTTTGGATTAAAAAATCGCCTAGAAAACTCTTTAGAAATTTCCATATTCCGAATCATTCAAGAGCTCATAACTAATATTATTAAACATGCGCATGCAACAAAAGGCATTGTACATTTAACAAATCATGAAGAAGGTCTAAATATTATTGTAGAAGATAATGGTATTGGTTTTAACACCAAAAACTTAAAACAAGCTTCCGGAATGGGAATAGATAGTATTGATAAACGGGTAGAGCATTTAGAGGGCCAAATGATTATTGAGTCTAAAAAAGACCAAGGAACCACCATAATTATAGACATTCCTATTTAA
- a CDS encoding T9SS type A sorting domain-containing protein, with translation MKRLLLSFIFIFISTIYIFAQVPLSERNALIQFFTESNGETLWTTNTNWNTETPVSTWQGITVTNINGQDHVTQINLPDNNIVVSNGFPLSLTTLSELTRLDLYLNPNYYAPATFPAEIQNLTNLNYLDLRGWQLSGNIPSEIGSLPNLTWIDLRNNYLTGNIPTTITNLSNLYVFLISNNQLTGSIPDFSGITSLNFFWYESNNFEFGDFENTFANNQFIPSNLFSPQKYIDQPFEIAVAIGNSTTLTANTSGTQNNYQWYKDGVLLIGEMNTTLNVTVNSSADYGTYTYQATNNIVTGLTLQSVNFTVGEAPSDNQDYSALVALYNSTNGDSWITNTNWLDDTKPLSTWHGVTLTNNRVTSISLGSNNLTGVLPTEIGDFSELQTLLLWSNEITGNIPSEIGNLSNLIELDLAPNTFSGSIPPEIGNLANLEVLWLNQNGLTGNIPQSFQNLTNLRELYLIGAIGIDSNWSSSAYNGDFPDLTALPLETLQMHRNYFTFADVADEIATYQANITNFVFSPQYTLDVPDEITSDAGDDITLTLTDVASTRTASGRQMAGNNYQWLKDDVAISGAIANTYTITNAQPSDSGSYHCVITNPDTPGIEIHRAPITVNVSLLGIAENDLQAIQVYPNPTNSLLHITLNNTSKTSATLYNILGKKVLQKEFESNTHFLNIAHLPTGIYILKLDTENGSIAKRILKK, from the coding sequence ATGAAACGATTACTACTTTCTTTTATTTTCATCTTTATTAGTACGATATATATATTCGCTCAAGTTCCCCTAAGTGAACGCAATGCGCTTATTCAATTTTTTACGGAGAGCAATGGAGAAACGCTTTGGACAACAAACACCAATTGGAATACTGAAACCCCAGTATCTACATGGCAAGGAATAACCGTAACCAACATAAATGGTCAAGACCATGTTACACAAATTAACTTGCCAGACAACAATATTGTTGTTAGTAACGGTTTCCCTTTATCACTAACTACTTTATCCGAATTAACAAGGCTTGACTTGTATTTAAATCCCAATTATTATGCACCTGCTACATTTCCTGCAGAAATTCAAAATTTAACTAATCTAAATTATTTAGATTTAAGAGGTTGGCAACTTTCTGGAAATATACCAAGTGAAATAGGATCATTACCTAATCTTACCTGGATAGATTTAAGAAATAATTATCTTACTGGAAATATTCCTACAACAATCACCAATCTTTCTAATTTATATGTTTTTCTAATTTCTAACAACCAATTAACAGGAAGTATTCCAGATTTTTCAGGTATCACTAGTTTAAACTTTTTTTGGTATGAAAGTAATAATTTTGAATTCGGTGATTTTGAAAACACTTTTGCTAATAATCAATTTATTCCTAGTAATTTATTTTCACCTCAAAAATATATAGACCAACCATTTGAAATAGCAGTTGCTATTGGTAATTCTACAACTTTAACGGCCAACACATCTGGTACACAAAACAATTACCAATGGTATAAAGATGGTGTATTATTAATTGGTGAAATGAATACAACATTAAATGTTACAGTAAATTCTAGTGCAGACTATGGAACTTACACCTACCAAGCTACTAACAATATTGTTACAGGTTTAACTTTACAAAGTGTTAACTTTACAGTTGGTGAAGCTCCTTCAGACAACCAAGACTACAGCGCATTAGTTGCATTATACAATAGCACTAATGGAGATAGTTGGATAACAAACACCAATTGGCTAGATGATACCAAACCCTTAAGTACATGGCATGGAGTTACATTAACGAATAACAGGGTAACAAGTATTAGTTTAGGGTCTAATAATCTTACTGGTGTTTTACCTACAGAAATTGGTGACTTTTCCGAACTGCAAACCTTATTGCTATGGTCAAATGAAATTACAGGTAATATTCCTTCAGAAATTGGCAACCTTTCTAACTTAATAGAATTGGATTTAGCACCAAATACATTTTCAGGATCTATTCCACCAGAAATAGGAAACCTTGCAAACCTAGAAGTGCTTTGGTTAAACCAAAATGGGCTTACTGGAAATATTCCACAATCCTTTCAAAACTTAACAAACCTGCGCGAATTATACTTAATAGGTGCAATAGGAATTGATTCTAATTGGAGTAGTAGTGCTTATAATGGTGATTTTCCAGATTTAACAGCATTACCTTTAGAAACGCTTCAAATGCATCGTAATTATTTTACATTTGCTGATGTAGCAGATGAGATTGCAACCTATCAAGCAAATATTACCAATTTCGTTTTTTCACCTCAATACACATTAGATGTACCTGATGAAATTACTTCAGATGCTGGAGATGATATAACACTTACTTTAACAGATGTAGCTTCAACAAGGACAGCCTCAGGAAGACAAATGGCTGGAAATAATTACCAATGGCTAAAAGATGACGTTGCTATTAGTGGCGCAATTGCAAATACATATACCATAACTAATGCACAACCTAGCGATAGTGGAAGTTACCATTGCGTAATTACAAATCCAGATACACCAGGAATTGAAATTCATAGAGCACCGATAACTGTTAATGTTAGTTTGTTAGGTATTGCAGAAAATGATTTACAAGCTATCCAGGTTTACCCTAATCCAACAAATTCATTATTACATATTACTTTAAATAATACTTCTAAAACAAGTGCCACACTATATAATATTTTAGGCAAAAAAGTATTGCAAAAAGAATTTGAAAGTAATACACACTTTCTAAACATTGCACACTTACCAACTGGTATTTATATTTTAAAACTAGATACTGAAAACGGTTCTATAGCCAAACGTATCCTAAAAAAATAA
- a CDS encoding response regulator transcription factor, whose product MIRLAIAEDHQSLIDGLQLLLKYEEGISIIGTANDGEQLLEIVRLKQPNVIITDIRMPKLDGIAATKAIMQEFPTTKVLAFSMFDQLDAIEQMLEAGAKGYILKNSSLTEVLQAIKTVYKGETYFDKSIDTNALGTDKSNTKKGLLTKRQIEILQLVAQGKTSREIAEDLFIGIHTVDTHRKNMIRILGLHGKGELLRYALEKKYKF is encoded by the coding sequence ATGATACGATTAGCCATAGCAGAAGATCATCAATCCTTAATTGACGGATTACAATTACTCTTAAAATATGAAGAAGGCATTTCTATAATTGGCACTGCAAATGATGGAGAGCAATTATTGGAAATTGTACGATTAAAACAACCAAACGTTATTATTACAGATATACGCATGCCCAAATTAGATGGCATTGCTGCTACCAAAGCGATCATGCAAGAATTCCCAACCACAAAGGTTTTAGCCTTTTCTATGTTTGATCAATTGGATGCCATAGAGCAAATGCTAGAAGCTGGAGCAAAAGGCTATATATTAAAGAACTCTTCCTTAACAGAAGTCTTACAAGCAATTAAAACAGTGTACAAAGGAGAAACATACTTTGACAAAAGTATAGATACCAATGCACTTGGCACAGATAAAAGCAACACTAAAAAAGGGCTCTTAACCAAACGTCAAATTGAAATATTACAACTCGTTGCGCAAGGTAAAACCTCACGAGAGATTGCCGAAGACTTATTTATTGGTATTCATACGGTAGATACACATAGAAAAAACATGATCCGCATTCTTGGACTTCACGGAAAAGGAGAGCTTTTGCGTTATGCTTTAGAGAAGAAGTATAAATTTTAA